Proteins encoded together in one Ogataea parapolymorpha DL-1 chromosome III, whole genome shotgun sequence window:
- a CDS encoding Nuclear pore membrane glycoprotein, with protein MNEKPKTEESKSPLLSSGPHIKPLIPETVLDVTSQRLSIVSLFFLIQGWKIYDLYLIKNDFLREALHSSLSVNLLPPEWNFIFKYMFLDGLVVWANSVLRIPKLALKPYASVLLILVLYTITILLTTNLNFSFLPLFTGLIQKLHPEKELAIAEGLVNPQNLLDQSTHFKGKKMIRFLPDSSIKLNPFNQNFCLQHTHHSKVKVPVKYNSSSELDFLQIVHTDFDNNKYTLNYTRKELKKFLSADYSQVQGWDINYIDERVSYLELEFDKPGYYMVRQAQDVKHKNIRNYRSDLVIPRCPNARFEDLEQLKNVCVDDELDQLSIVVTGVPPLTLVYEEEVNGELSHLPNSIIVPEDKGFHSPLLSKDYYTGKSNMKSLDFQSNDLKDISWAKSHVITVPLASRKIEKAGDFIYTIGKVIDGFGNVVEYSPKPSDVYHFYKVKSHPLPLINFVESKPNTPILIGEEKYLELKASHVINPSAEGPYAADIKFVPADGDLEKSKTTTHVFDFKKPAKVLAKEPGTYVLESVTSKFCSCKIGTSTINVVQANLPRMHVSATPIVDNCVGTTGFKFAFDFIGTGPFEVAYKVSRLDPKNEKRVLSTKDAKILRSETSTFEFDYKPPTEGSYAIEFVALSDAYYKRKVTFTHQEHRYVTYFEQRPRAYFSENNKVTRLNVCHAEKASIDLHLDGKPPYQIAYDLIYPDYRVEKFEISDIVDHQFKIETGRLHLGGEYKLLLRNVTDASNCCMEFKGQEVHINVRKSSPQLSFSQSESYKFVQGKTLLVPLKADFSQKTNLKYRFTSLDGSTSQEEVLYDFNPADGFPIKKEGIYELLEYSVDQCPGVVSESHQVHATYLPKPKLRIVETDDLTLLSKNSYRKSTLCQLSPESIELQAIGEAPFIIEYSIKHPSGTMEQKTEQISNKYFSIQLKTSESGDYEYAIKAVYDSIYTNDILDSLVRSGDYRFEEIQVKQSISSLPTARFVENKKVYQTCVSSLGNLELLEEIPIRLTGRPPFDVKLGIYNEQDGLRTLKLNKIETEKIDLLNLYEHLRIGAYQVSILEVTDSNGCFSSDFDKESVSIQVYDVPKIRHLTDDIIHPEEQSLKRLEEISSYCVGDHINYMLTGLPPFTVYYDFNGKRQKVNVNSNYFKRRASSEGDLSILALSDSSSKNCVVNFTSSDGKSSTRPDLKARIYDLPSVEITQGDSIEEDIQEGDNVEIIFRFSGTPPFKLTYIRTDLVEPNRIVETEVVDNIMEHEYRIWARLEGIYEAIEVQDAYCVARNHK; from the coding sequence ATGAACGAAAAGCCAAAAACAGAAGAATCGAAGTCTCCACTACTGAGTTCGGGGCCTCACATTAAACCTTTGATACCCGAGACTGTGCTAGACGTCACTTCGCAACGTCTCTCGATTGTGTCCTTGTTTTTTCTCATTCAGGGATGGAAAATTTACGATCTTTACCTGATCAAGAATGACTTTTTGAGAGAGGCTTTACATAGCTCGCTGTCGGTGAACCTTCTTCCTCCGGAATGgaattttattttcaagTACATGTTCCTAGATGGTTTGGTTGTGTGGGCAAATTCCGTTTTGAGAATCCCCAAATTGGCATTGAAACCATATGCATCAGTGCTCCTGATTCTGGTTCTTTATACTATCACAATTCTGCTGACAACCaatttgaatttttctTTCCTTCCTCTTTTCACTGGACTTATTCAAAAGCTCCACCCAGAAAAAGAGTTAGCGATTGCTGAGGGCCTTGTTAACCCTCAAAACCTTCTTGACCAGTCTACTCACTTCAAAGGCAAAAAAATGATCAGATTTTTGCCAGATTCCTCGATCAAGCTCAATCCTTTCAACCAAAATTTCTGTTTGCAGCACACGCATCATAGTAAAGTGAAAGTGCCTGTCAAATATAATTCCTCGAGCGAATTGGACTTTTTACAGATTGTCCATACCGACTTTGATAACAATAAGTACACACTGAATTACACGAGaaaagagctgaagaagtttTTGTCCGCAGATTATTCACAAGTTCAAGGTTGGGACATCAACTATATTGATGAACGAGTCTCTTATTTGGAATTGGAATTTGATAAGCCAGGATATTATATGGTTCGGCAGGCGCAGGATGTGAAACATAAAAACATCCGCAATTATAGGTCCGATCTGGTAATTCCAAGGTGTCCGAATGCCCGTTTTGAagatctggagcagctcaaaaatgTGTGTGTCGATGACGAACTTGATCAGCTATCCATAGTGGTCACTGGAGTTCCTCCTTTGACTTTAGtgtacgaggaggaggttAATGGCGAATTATCTCATCTTCCAAACTCAATCATTGTTCCTGAAGATAAAGGCTTTCACTCGCCTCTATTGTCCAAGGATTATTACACTGGAAAAAGTAATATGAAATCCTTGGACTTTCAATCGAATGATCTCAAAGACATATCTTGGGCCAAGTCTCATGTTATAACTGTTCCATTGGCTAGTCGgaaaattgaaaaagcAGGTGACTTTATATACACCATTGGCAAGGTCATTGATGGTTTTGGAAACGTTGTTGAATACTCGCCAAAGCCAAGTGATGTCTATCATTTCTACAAAGTGAAGTCGCATCCTTTGCCATTGATCAATTTTGTTGAATCTAAACCAAACACTCCAATTTTGATCGGAGAAGAAAAGTATTTAGAGTTGAAAGCCAGCCATGTTATCAACCCATCAGCAGAAGGCCCATATGCTGCTGACATCAAGTTTGTCCCTGCTGATGGTGATCTTGAAAAATCTAAGACCACGACCCATGTGTTTGATTTCAAGAAGCCTGCAAAAGTCCTTGCTAAAGAGCCTGGAACCTATGTACTTGAATCGGTCACTTCCAAATTCTGTTCCTGCAAAATAGGCACATCAACTATCAATGTGGTACAAGCTAATCTTCCTCGTATGCATGTTTCCGCAACGCCTATAGTGGATAACTGTGTTGGAACCACTGGATTCAAGTTTGCGTTTGATTTTATCGGTACAGGTCCGTTTGAGGTGGCATACAAAGTTTCTAGATTAGATCCAAAAAATGAGAAACGAGTTCTGTCGACCAAGGATGCCAAAATACTACGTTCGGAGACGTCGACCTTTGAGTTCGATTACAAACCGCCTACAGAAGGGAGCTATGCGATCGAATTCGTGGCTCTCAGTGATGCATATTACAAACGAAAGGTTACCTTCACTCATCAGGAACACCGCTACGTCACTTACTTTGAGCAGAGACCTAGAGCTTACTTCTCTGAAAATAACAAGGTGACTAGATTAAATGTCTGCCATGCCGAGAAGGCATCTATTGACCTACACTTGGATGGAAAACCCCCATATCAAATTGCTTACGATCTCATTTATCCAGATTATAGAGTCGAAAAATTTGAGATTTCTGACATTGTTGATCATCAATTCAAAATTGAGACCGGCCGCTTGCATCTCGGGGGAGAGTACAAGTTGCTGTTAAGAAATGTTACAGACGCATCAAATTGTTGTATGGAGTTCAAAGGTCAAGAAGTCCATATAAACGTGCGCAAAAGCTCGCCCCAGTTGAGCTTCTCTCAGTCAGAATCATACAAGTTTGTGCAGGGTAAAACTCTACTAGTGCCTTTGAAGGCTGACTTCAGTCAAAAGACAAATCTGAAATACCGTTTCACATCTCTGGATGGTTCAACTAGCCAGGAAGAAGTTCTCTACGACTTCAATCCAGCTGATGGCTTCCCTATTAAAAAGGAGGGCATTTACGAGCTCTTGGAATATTCCGTTGACCAGTGCCCAGGCGTGGTGTCGGAAAGTCATCAAGTTCACGCCACGTATCTTCCTAAACCAAAGTTGAGAATAGTTGAGACAGATGATTTGACTTTGCTGTCTAAGAACAGCTATCGAAAATCGACTCTTTGCCAGCTATCCCCGGAATCCATAGAGCTGCAGGCGATCGGCGAGGCTCCATTCATTATTGAATATTCTATCAAACATCCAAGTGGAACAATGGAGCAGAAGACGGAACAAATTTCCAACAAGTATTTCTCCATCCAGCTGAAGACCAGCGAAAGTGGCGATTATGAGTATGCCATCAAAGCTGTTTATGATTCGATATACACGAACGATATACTGGACAGTCTTGTGAGGTCTGGCGATTATCGTTTTGAAGAGATCCAAGTTAAACAAAGCATCTCTTCATTGCCTACAGCCCGTTTCgtcgaaaacaaaaaagtTTATCAAACGTGTGTTTCGTCTCTAGGTAACTTGGAACTCCTCGAAGAAATTCCAATCCGCCTAACAGGAAGACCACCATTTGATGTGAAGCTTGGAATTTACAACGAGCAGGATGGATTGAGAACTCTCAAACTCAACAAGATAGAAACCGAAAAAATTGACCTTTTGAATCTCTACGAGCACTTGAGGATCGGAGCTTACCAGGTCTCCATCCTTGAGGTGACAGACTCAAATGGCTGCTTTAGCAGCGACTTTGACAAGGAGTCTGTCAGCATCCAAGTCTACGATGTTCCTAAAATCCGGCATTTGACAGACGACATCATACATCCCGAGGAACAAAGTCTAAAACGGCTTGAAGAAATATCATCTTATTGTGTGGGCGATCACATCAATTACATGCTAACGGGTCTTCCTCCATTCACTGTCTACTACGACTTCAACGGAAAAAGACAGAAAGTGAACGTGAATTCCAACTATTTCAAGAGAAGGGCCTCAAGTGAAGGTGATTTGTCGATTCTTGCGCTTTCAGActcatcatcaaagaaTTGTGTGGTCAACTTCACCTCGAGTGACGGCAAGAGCAGTACTAGGCCAGACTTGAAAGCTAGAATTTATGATCTACCATCTGTTGAAATAACCCAGGGTGATTCCATAGAGGAAGACATTCAAGAGGGTGACAATGTTGAGATTATATTCAGATTCAGTGGAACGCCGCCATTCAAGCTCACCTATATCCGTAccgatcttgttgaaccAAACCGCATTGTGGAAACGGAAGTGGTGGATAATATCATGGAACATGAATATAGAATATGGGCACGCTTAGAAGGGATTTACGAAGCTATTGAAGTCCAAGATGCTTACTGTGTGGCCAGAAATCataaataa
- a CDS encoding Manganese transporter SMF2, with product MVDWRKLISFIGPGLLITCAYIDPGNYSTSTNAGAQFGYIHLFIIFLSNIFAIILQCLCIKLGTVTGLDLAQNCRKHLPRWLNITVYVLAELAIIFTDLAEIVGTAIALYILFGIELKVGVLLTIFDVLVILLAYNPDGSLKEIRKFEFFVSFLVLAAFACFIILMNKVEIPSKRELLEGFLPSKQLFTSKESIYLALGIIGATVMPHSLYLGSNLVKPRLREFDTSNQKDAAPLQVQSVVQDANEDTYKPSLAAIDYCLNYSYAELVCSLCIVAVFINSAILIVSAAALFKKPEAMDADLISIYELLSHYVSKTAGLIFAIAMLFSSIAAGIICTMSGALVAEGCLEWKLNPFYRRIVTRSIAIVPCMAMALFMGREGIATILNLSQVILSLILPFVSAPLLYFTCNKNIMKVKVQVQQPQDLENDTPTETSLLMPARKGDSFKDFSNSAITNVLALLTWGTIGFLNIYLIVQYFRGEDIHF from the coding sequence ATGGTAGACTGGAGAAAACTCATCAGCTTCATTGGGCCTGGTCTTCTGATTACATGTGCATACATAGATCCGGGAAATTACAGTACTTCAACCAACGCCGGAGCTCAGTTCGGCTACATTCACCTGTTCATTATCTTTCTGTCCAACATTTTTGCCATCATTCTTCAATGTCTGTGTATCAAGCTGGGTACGGTCACAGGACTTGATTTAGCACAAAACTGCCGCAAGCATCTCCCACGCTGGCTCAATATAACGGTTTATGTTCTGGCTGAGCTAGCGATTATATTCACAGATTTAGCTGAAATTGTGGGCACCGCCATTGCGCTGTACATTTTGTTTGGGATCGAGCTGAAAGTCGGCGTGCTCCTGACCATCTTTGATGTTCTGGTGATATTATTGGCGTACAATCCCGATGGctctctcaaagaaatCCGCAAATTTGAGTTCTTTGTGTCCTTTTTGGTCCTCGCAGCATTTGCGTGCTTCATTATTCTAATGAACAAAGTGGAAATCCCAAGCAAGCGCGAGTTGCTCGAAGGATTCCTTCCGTCGAAACAGCTTTTCACTTCTAAGGAGTCAATATACCTGGCACTGGGAATAATTGGTGCTACCGTGATGCCGCACTCCTTGTACCTTGGTTCAAATCTCGTGAAGCCAAGACTCAGAGAGTTTGACACCTCAAATCAGAAAGATGCAGCCCCCTTGCAGGTGCAAAGTGTTGTACAGGACGCCAATGAAGACACCTATAAACCGTCGCTTGCAGCTATAGATTACTGCTTAAATTATTCTTATGCCGAGTTGGTCTGTTCTCTGTGCATCGTGGCCGTCTTCATCAATTCTGCAATATTAATCGTCTCGGCGGCAGCTCTCTTCAAAAAGCCCGAGGCCATGGATGCTGACTTAATTAGCATttacgagctgctgagccaTTACGtttcaaaaacagcaggaCTTATTTTTGCAATTGCCATGCTCTTCTCCTCTATTGCGGCGGGAATCATCTGCACTATGTCGGGTGCGCTTGTTGCAGAAGGTTGTCTTGAATGGAAGCTCAACCCATTTTATCGAAGAATTGTCACGAGGTCAATTGCAATCGTGCCCTGTATGGCAATGGCCCTATTCATGGGCAGAGAAGGCATTGCAACCATACTCAATCTGTCGCAAGTTATTTTGTCACTGATACTACCCTTTGTATCAGCTCCCTTGTTGTATTTCACCTGCAACAAGAATATCATGAAGGTGAAGGTGCAAGTGCAGCAGCCACAAGATCTAGAGAACGATACGCCGACTGAAACTTCTCTATTGATGCCTGCACGCAAGGGTGATAGCTTCAAGGATTTTTCGAATTCGGCTATAACAAACGTCCTGGCACTTCTCACCTGGGGAACGATAGGCTTTCTGAACATTTACTTGATCGTTCAATACTTCAGAGGAGAGGATATACATTTCTAG
- a CDS encoding Subunit of the SAGA transcriptional regulatory complex, involved in proper assembly of the complex, which yields MDSKLAAFQKSDTKRLYSLTDRFFKDGVFNCYLTSQQFNLLDLILHRFRDAKARIKLWDAFINNNLFLEFEQGPSLADKEIEDMSSTGTEEIYLKQGTKSTRNLCATIRYLLYEKAVDYYFGDEKMQDTKFAAFDILEESDDEENFEDAEEKPLFSQTSSNNATRNEEDDYDDEEEDNEKQQEPKGSRNGSESDVVEVNDSTDKDTTLKVSRYREVPEEGELEENEQGQLKFVVNAQLLLARPEFPSTADSVSSADEAIGSMVHPILGTASAIESNFERQNELKLIKNFNKVYHSFENDLPNIVKRRKLERSDKALELNDTKDHGSSDNENGGNDNEDSQHVNKLMGLGGAANLSLKNLLARIEENRDKLNLTDLELKNLIMDVRKNRSKWASYNRIGQEELYEACEKVVLELRGYTEHSIAFLNRVSKREAPNYYQIIKKPMDLNTVMKKLKNFQYNSKTEFVDDLMLIWKNCLTYNSDPNHFLRADAIAMQKKTLSLIPLIPDIVIRDRAEVEKEAAAAAQQNEADDAQEKPGFISSRGVGGSSTSAKKSKKSRKGLQEADHTEPIAASDSPMGDSAGNKDANTSAADQTAEQNENEFIQPQGASNPSIVQSNASTPLVSAASEEKTGDREGTANPEDDDNEDDATAMMEDRQAQEQQNDRNEDDDNEDLEMSTWRTLTSNTRYKLCQQRSNLFKGGKIQPNEEALLRDPLQMSNFSNYLDDSSKVVLHRNRQYFDENDDPYLIEYDIGGGIPSLKYKGPDYDAIENDILSDMMKQGKSLDQLPESQFSIKMKGSNSIIYKNIALMQDIRKVCFKINIIRQMQTSQFIHQSQYHAPDIERIKPEDIDPLSKLPTRDQLVPQVAYAALERSVSTIIMANGFETTNPTCVTTVTQLAEQYFGNLVKSLKMTMESNSINKLPLKSKRPMSLKDILLISLQENGIEKPDVLYSHYKEHLTKQNKKLTDLKYKLEGFLRDLLRPGIQEITENQFTDDSEQFLNGDFSNEIGEDFFGFKELGLDKEFNLLTSTIPLHLLHSKLSNQLSHLDSKSKKAKYEDFQEVQFPKLRKRDLSSQIGLLKPFYEDLLSKSRAAYAKQLKKHRQSLGITDPEGLPAASNGTPKAPESGSAPNGGEPPSTFVEIEDPEDLVILEDDDLPLKQRNHRPKVPPNGRITQVKRKLINNAFFLDAQDLREQQPQISITDPQTSITENTQTKAGNPEIAKTNEEIPKVEPAA from the coding sequence TTGATTACTACTTTGGCGACGAAAAGATGCAAGATACAAAGTTTGCCGCCTTTGATATTCTAGAAgagagcgacgacgaggagaactTTGAGGATGCCGAGGAGAAACCACTATTTTCCCAAACCTCATCAAATAACGCTACAAGGAACGAAGAAGATGACtatgatgatgaggaagaggacaATGAAAAGCAACAAGAGCCGAAAGGCAGTCGAAATGGGTCTGAGAGCGACGTTGTCGAAGTCAACGATTCGACGGACAAAGACACAACATTGAAAGTGAGTAGATATCGTGAGGTTCCAGAAGAAGGGgagcttgaagaaaatgaaCAAGGCCAGCTCAAATTTGTGGTCAACGCACAGCTCTTGCTTGCGCGGCCCGAATTTCCATCCACCGCCGATTCTGTTAGTTCGGCTGACGAAGCTATTGGTTCGATGGTGCATCCAATTTTGGGTACAGCATCTGCTATTGAATCGAATTTTGAAAGACAAAACGAGCTTAAGCTTATCAAAaatttcaacaaggtgTACCACAGCTTTGAGAACGATCTCCCCAATATCGTGAAACGACGGAAGCTTGAGCGCAGCGACAAAGCCCTTGAGCTTAACGACACGAAAGATCATGGTAGCAGTGATAACGAAAATGGGGGAaacgacaacgaggacTCTCAACACGTCAACAAGTTGATGGGGCTTGGCGGCGCTGCCAATCTTTCGCTCAAAAACCTTCTTGCACGGATTGAAGAGAATCGCGATAAATTGAATCTCACAGATTTGGAGCTCAAAAACTTGATCATGGACGTGCGGAAGAATCGCTCGAAATGGGCGAGCTACAACCGGATAGGCCAGGAAGAGCTTTACGAGGCCTGTGAAAAAGTTGTTTTGGAATTGAGGGGCTACACGGAGCACTCTATTGCTTTCTTGAACCGGGTGTCTAAAAGAGAGGCACCAAATTATTACCAAATTATCAAGAAGCCAATGGACTTGAACACTGTGATGAAAAAACTCAAGAATTTTCAATACAACAGCAAGACCGAATTTGTTGACGATTTGATGCTGATATGGAAGAACTGTCTAACTTACAATTCAGATCCCAACCACTTTCTAAGGGCAGATGCTATTGCCatgcaaaaaaagacgCTGTCTTTGATACCACTCATTCCCGACATTGTGATCAGAGATCGAGCagaggtggaaaaagaggcagcagcagctgcacaGCAAAACGAAGCCGATGACGCACAGGAGAAACCTGGTTTCATTTCAAGCAGGGGTGTTGGCGGATCATCCACGAGCGCAAAAAAGTCTAAGAAAAGCAGAAAAGGATTACAAGAGGCTGACCATACCGAACCCATTGCGGCTTCCGACTCGCCTATGGGAGATAGCGCTGGGAACAAAGACGCAAATACTTCGGCTGCGGACCAAACGGCAGAGCAAAACGAAAACGAATTTATCCAGCCTCAGGGTGCCAGTAATCCGTCAATCGTGCAATCAAATGCTTCAACACCACTTGTTTCTGCAGCAAGTGAAGAAAAGACAGGAGACAGGGAAGGAACAGCGAATCCCGAAGATGATGATAACGAAGATGATGCAACAGCTATGATGGAAGACAGACAGGCACAGGAGCAACAGAATGACAGaaacgaggacgacgataACGAAGACCTGGAAATGTCCACCTGGAGAACTCTTACTTCCAACACGCGATATAAATTATGCCAGCAGAGATCCAATTTGTTTAAGGGTGGAAAGATCCAACCGAACGAAGAAGCATTACTGAGAGACCCACTTCAAATGTCCAACTTCAGCAACTATCTTGACGACTCCTCCAAAGTTGTGCTCCACAGAAATCGGCAGTATTTTGACGAAAATGATGATCCCTATCTGATTGAGTACGATATTGGCGGAGGTATTCCATCTCTGAAGTATAAAGGGCCTGACTATGATGCTATAGAAAACGATATTCTTTCCGATATGATGAAACAAGGCAAGTCGTTGGATCAGCTCCCGGAGTCGCAGTTTTCCATAAAGATGAAGGGGAGCAACTCAATAATATACAAAAACATTGCTTTGATGCAGGATATCAGAAAAGTGTGTTTTAAGATCAACATTATTCGGCAGATGCAAACATCGCAATTCATACACCAGTCTCAGTACCATGCTCCTGATATAGAGCGAATTAAACCTGAAGACATTGACCCGCTGTCAAAGTTGCCTACGAGAGACCAGCTTGTGCCCCAGGTCGCTTATGCCGCGCTCGAGCGGTCCGTGAGCACCATCATCATGGCCAACGGTTTTGAGACCACAAACCCTACTTGCGTGACAACAGTCACTCAACTCGCGGAGCAGTATTTTGGTAATCTCGTcaagtcgctcaaaatGACCATGGAATCCAACtccatcaacaagcttccTTTAAAAAGCAAGAGGCCAATGAGTTTAAAGGATATTCTTCTCATTTCACTTCAGGAAAATGGTATTGAGAAACCTGACGTCCTGTATTCTCATTACAAGGAGCATTTGACCAAGcagaacaagaagctgaCTGACCTCAAGTACAAGCTTGAAGGGTTCCTTAGAGATTTACTGCGGCCAGGAATCCAAGAGATAACCGAAAACCAGTTTACAGACGATTCGGAACAATTTCTCAATGGTGATTTCTCCAACGAGATTGGGGAAGACTTCTTCGGCTTCAAGGAGCTCGGACTTGATAAAGAGTTCAATCTACTTACATCCACTATTCCTCTCCATTTGCTTCACTCCAAACTGTCGAACCAACTCAGTCATCTCGACTCTAAATCGAAAAAAGCTAAGTACGAAGATTTCCAAGAGGTCCAATTCCCAAAGTTGCGCAAGCGGGACTTGTCGTCTCAAATTGGTCTTTTAAAACCTTTCTACGAGGACCTGTTGTCCAAGTCCAGAGCAGCCTATGCTAAACAGTTAAAGAAACATAGACAATCATTGGGAATTACTGATCCAGAGGGTTTGCCTGCTGCTTCCAATGGCACCCCGAAAGCCCCAGAAAGTGGTTCTGCTCCAAATGGAGGCGAGCCGCCATCCACTTTCGTGGAAATCGAGGATCCTGAGGatttggtgattttggaggacgacgacttGCCATTGAAACAGCGCAACCATCGGCCGAAGGTTCCTCCGAACGGAAGAATTACACAGGTAAAGCGTAAGCTTATCAACAATGCATTTTTCCTGGACGCTCAAGATTTAAGGGAGCAACAGCCACAAATCAGCATAACAGATCCGCAAACGAGCATAACTGAGAACACTCAGACCAAGGCAGGGAACCCAGAAATCGCCAAGACCAACGAGGAGATCCCGAAAGTCGAGCCAGCTGCTTAG